From the genome of Candidatus Electrothrix communis, one region includes:
- the rpsA gene encoding 30S ribosomal protein S1 yields the protein MSEEQFADLFQDKTGSTKIQPGDKIDAVIADINGENIFLDLGGKSEGILGVSEFRDEHDELTVKIGDTVSVFLLRNRGGEQVFTTKIGAGQVGLEELEQAFHNHIPVQGKVTSEIKGGFQVTVAGQRGFCPYSQMGLRRVDNPDEYLEQSMAFKIIEFTSKGRNIILSARAVQEEEREELREQLKETLCEGDKVEGTVSSLQKFGAFVDLGGVDGLIPISELAWGQTDQVADVLSQGQRVEVIIKKMDWDKNRISLSLKDTLENPWDQVETKYAQASVHTGIVSRLAQFGAFITLEPGIDGLLHISKLGSGRRINHPREVLEAGQEITVKIDSIDLEKKRISLVPEDYTAKAEEEKNAKKDYAPSKASAPKSMGTLGDLLQAQMKGKKK from the coding sequence ATGAGTGAAGAACAATTTGCAGACCTCTTTCAGGACAAAACCGGCAGCACAAAAATTCAGCCGGGAGATAAGATTGATGCCGTGATTGCCGATATCAACGGCGAAAATATCTTTCTGGATCTGGGCGGAAAAAGCGAAGGCATTCTCGGAGTTTCTGAATTTCGTGATGAACACGATGAGTTGACGGTAAAAATAGGGGATACGGTTTCTGTCTTTCTCTTAAGAAACCGAGGAGGCGAACAGGTCTTCACAACCAAGATAGGTGCCGGACAAGTCGGCTTGGAAGAGCTTGAACAGGCCTTTCATAACCATATTCCCGTGCAGGGCAAAGTTACTTCTGAAATCAAAGGTGGCTTCCAAGTTACCGTTGCTGGCCAACGCGGATTCTGCCCTTACTCACAGATGGGATTGCGCAGGGTCGATAATCCTGACGAGTATCTTGAGCAGAGTATGGCCTTTAAAATTATCGAATTCACGAGCAAAGGCCGCAATATCATCCTCTCGGCTCGGGCTGTACAGGAAGAAGAAAGGGAAGAGCTTCGAGAGCAACTCAAAGAAACCTTATGTGAAGGCGATAAGGTTGAAGGAACTGTCAGCTCTCTGCAGAAGTTTGGGGCCTTTGTTGACCTAGGTGGTGTGGACGGCCTGATTCCTATCTCCGAGCTGGCTTGGGGCCAGACCGATCAAGTCGCGGACGTGCTCAGCCAAGGGCAGCGAGTCGAAGTCATTATTAAAAAAATGGACTGGGACAAGAACCGCATTTCACTGAGCCTGAAAGATACGTTGGAAAACCCTTGGGATCAAGTGGAAACAAAGTATGCTCAGGCCAGTGTGCATACCGGAATTGTCTCCCGGCTCGCTCAATTCGGGGCCTTTATCACCCTGGAACCCGGCATTGACGGCCTGCTCCATATCTCCAAACTCGGCTCCGGTCGTCGCATCAACCATCCTCGCGAGGTGCTGGAGGCAGGACAGGAGATCACGGTCAAAATTGACAGCATTGATTTGGAAAAGAAACGTATTTCTCTGGTACCGGAGGATTACACTGCCAAAGCGGAAGAAGAAAAGAACGCAAAAAAGGACTATGCTCCATCCAAAGCCAGCGCTCCCAAATCCATGGGCACGCTGGGGGATCTCCTCCAAGCCCAGATGAAGGGGAAGAAAAAGTAG
- a CDS encoding outer membrane lipoprotein carrier protein LolA — translation MLKRNTPPALVLLICFLLFALSPQNQAAEAAEVPLEQLEKIQQFYRNLTSLSFDFKQITNSNGRTREGAGNSIFYRPSSTSPGIMRWDYNKPGKQIILNDGKELSIYTEKDKQLLIMSAQKMQSDITYSFFVGKRDLKEDFTLLPADSRFTGKTNAQSDIAVQLIPKQPHGQIKSLHFWFDKNSKIRRLLMEDHFETTTDLIFNNIKFNALPADSSQTTAELVRLNLPSDTEIIRQ, via the coding sequence ATGCTTAAGCGAAATACACCCCCGGCTCTCGTCCTGCTCATCTGCTTCTTACTCTTTGCTCTTTCACCGCAAAACCAAGCTGCAGAAGCCGCAGAAGTCCCGCTTGAACAGCTCGAAAAAATACAGCAATTCTATCGTAACCTGACCAGCCTCAGTTTTGATTTCAAGCAAATCACCAACAGCAACGGTAGAACCAGAGAAGGCGCTGGCAACAGCATATTTTATCGTCCGTCCTCCACGAGTCCCGGTATTATGCGTTGGGATTACAACAAACCCGGTAAACAAATTATCCTGAACGACGGAAAAGAACTTTCTATCTACACCGAGAAAGATAAACAGCTGCTCATTATGTCCGCCCAAAAAATGCAATCTGATATAACCTATTCCTTTTTTGTCGGGAAACGTGATCTCAAAGAAGATTTCACCCTTCTACCGGCAGACTCTCGTTTTACCGGCAAAACAAACGCTCAATCAGACATTGCAGTCCAGCTGATTCCCAAACAACCCCACGGTCAAATCAAATCTCTCCATTTCTGGTTTGATAAAAATTCAAAAATCAGGCGACTTCTCATGGAAGACCATTTTGAAACAACAACAGACCTCATCTTTAATAATATCAAATTCAATGCATTGCCAGCAGATTCATCGCAAACAACCGCTGAACTGGTCCGGTTAAACCTCCCTTCTGATACGGAAATTATCAGACAATAA
- the murI gene encoding glutamate racemase, giving the protein MIGIFDSGVGGMTVARTIEQVCPQYPLLYFGDVAHTPYGSKSSETIISYSRRNTDFLLDQGAKVIVVACNSAAATSVDVLRAEYSVPIIDVITATTGKAASGTVNRKIGIIGTSATVQSGIYEKQIKRVNPDCRIYSQACPLLVPLIEEGWLNKRETKMVLRRYLHPLRQHQIDTLILGCTHYPLLTHLIQKKIGKKVQLIDSSIETAWHLKSFLDNSPEITSNIMENFESSQPHRLEKNRFFVSDSTPPLQKLADGIFGRKINLIKTNA; this is encoded by the coding sequence ATGATAGGTATTTTTGACTCCGGTGTCGGCGGGATGACCGTTGCCAGAACCATTGAGCAGGTATGTCCGCAATATCCCCTCCTGTACTTCGGCGATGTTGCCCATACCCCCTACGGCTCCAAGAGTTCTGAAACAATAATCAGTTATTCCCGTCGCAACACGGATTTCCTGCTGGATCAAGGTGCGAAAGTTATCGTCGTCGCCTGCAACTCAGCTGCCGCGACCTCGGTTGATGTCCTGCGTGCGGAATACTCTGTTCCCATCATAGACGTCATCACGGCAACAACTGGCAAGGCCGCTTCGGGAACAGTAAACAGGAAAATCGGAATAATAGGTACCAGCGCCACTGTCCAGTCAGGTATCTACGAAAAACAAATCAAACGGGTTAATCCTGACTGCCGAATATACAGTCAGGCCTGCCCGTTGCTTGTCCCCCTGATTGAGGAGGGATGGCTCAATAAACGCGAAACAAAGATGGTCTTAAGGCGTTATCTCCACCCTCTTCGGCAACATCAAATTGACACCTTAATTTTAGGGTGTACCCATTACCCCCTTCTGACTCACTTGATTCAGAAAAAAATCGGTAAAAAAGTACAGCTTATTGATTCATCAATTGAAACAGCTTGGCACTTAAAATCTTTCCTTGACAATTCCCCTGAAATAACTTCAAATATTATGGAAAATTTTGAGAGCAGCCAACCTCACCGTCTTGAAAAGAACCGTTTTTTTGTGTCCGACTCCACCCCGCCCTTACAAAAGCTGGCCGACGGCATCTTTGGTCGAAAAATCAACCTGATTAAAACAAATGCTTAA
- a CDS encoding VanZ family protein — protein sequence MRERNISTKLRITLTLAYLLCVYTTLGIARPLAEYLRSTGILLPTVIALFGGCLPLALFWRYSKISRKQFLLRILLIITLLCCAFLISALPEERLHFLTYGLAGWLICWSMEARLAFSKTSQKRRILEHFLVWLIPCLMVWLAGGVDEMIQWWLPNRVFDIRDIVFNGTAGMVGVALFDTGRQESTGTA from the coding sequence ATGCGTGAGAGAAACATATCGACCAAGCTCCGTATAACCTTAACGCTCGCTTACCTCCTCTGTGTTTACACCACCCTCGGCATTGCCCGCCCTCTTGCCGAATACCTCCGCTCGACCGGCATCTTGCTCCCTACAGTCATTGCCCTCTTTGGCGGATGCCTGCCCCTTGCTCTGTTCTGGAGATACAGCAAGATCAGTCGAAAACAATTTCTTCTCCGAATCCTTCTGATCATCACCCTGCTTTGCTGCGCCTTCCTCATATCAGCGTTACCAGAAGAACGCCTCCATTTCCTCACCTACGGCCTTGCCGGTTGGTTGATCTGCTGGAGCATGGAAGCAAGATTAGCATTTTCAAAAACATCACAAAAACGACGAATCCTAGAACACTTCCTCGTCTGGCTCATCCCCTGCCTGATGGTCTGGCTGGCTGGTGGTGTGGATGAAATGATTCAATGGTGGTTGCCAAATCGGGTCTTTGATATCCGAGATATCGTCTTTAATGGCACAGCAGGAATGGTAGGAGTTGCGCTCTTCGACACAGGCAGGCAAGAATCGACAGGGACAGCGTAA
- the napA gene encoding nitrate reductase catalytic subunit NapA, with product MKLNRRDFIKANAAMAAAAVAGVQLPAAEKALAAEGDSGIRWDKAPCRFCGTGCSVLVGTKNGKIVATQGDPDAPVNRGLNCIKGYFLTKIMYGKDRLTKPLLRKKNGKYDKNGEFTPVSWDEAFGIMAEKFKEAIKKNGPTTVGMFGSGQWQVWEGYAAVKLFKAGFLSNNLDPNARHCMASAVAGFMRTFGIDEPMGCYDDLEKADAFVLWGSNMAEMHPILWSRLTNRRLTAPHVKVAVLSTYENRCFDLADLPMVFHPQTDLVILNYIANYIIQNDKVNKDFVGKHVNFRIGNTDIGYGLRPEDPREKKAVNSKKAGGSKEYSFEEYAKFVSEYTLDKAHEVSGIAKKDLEALAELYADPKRKVVSYWTMGFNQHTRGSWANNLVYNIHLLTGKISEPGNGPFSLTGQPSACGTAREVGTFSHRLPADMVVKNPKHREIAEKTWKLPAGSIPAKPGYHAVLQNRMLKDGKLNAYWVMCNNNMQAGANINEEGYPGYRNPKNFIVVSDPYPTVTAMAADLILPTAMWVEKEGAYGNAERRTQFFRQQVKAPGEAKSDLWQLVEFSKYFTTDEVWPKELLDKNPSYKGKTLYQVLFANGQVDKFPLSELQKGHDNDESHHFGYYLQKGLFEEYASFGRGHGHDLAPFEMYHEARGLRWPVVDKKETLWRFREGYDPYVKKGEGVRFYGKPDGKAIIFALPYEPPPEVPDEEYDLWLCTGRVLEHWHSGSMTRRVPELYRAVPDALVYMHPKDAEKRGLKRGQLVKIASPRGEITCPVETRGRNKVPEGLVFIPWFDAGRLVNKLILDATCPISKETDFKKCPVKITKA from the coding sequence ATGAAACTGAACAGACGTGATTTTATCAAAGCTAATGCCGCAATGGCCGCTGCCGCAGTCGCGGGTGTGCAGCTTCCGGCAGCTGAAAAGGCCTTGGCTGCTGAGGGTGATAGCGGTATCAGATGGGACAAGGCACCTTGTCGTTTCTGTGGTACAGGCTGCAGCGTGCTGGTCGGTACCAAGAACGGGAAGATCGTGGCGACCCAAGGTGACCCTGATGCCCCGGTAAACAGGGGGCTGAACTGTATCAAGGGTTATTTTCTGACCAAGATCATGTACGGCAAGGACCGTCTCACCAAGCCCTTGCTGCGCAAGAAGAACGGCAAGTACGATAAGAACGGCGAGTTCACCCCGGTCTCCTGGGATGAGGCCTTTGGGATCATGGCTGAAAAATTTAAGGAAGCCATCAAGAAGAACGGGCCGACAACGGTGGGTATGTTCGGTTCCGGCCAATGGCAGGTCTGGGAGGGCTATGCAGCGGTAAAACTGTTCAAGGCCGGTTTTTTATCCAATAATCTTGACCCCAATGCTCGTCACTGTATGGCCTCGGCTGTTGCCGGTTTCATGCGCACCTTCGGGATTGACGAACCCATGGGCTGTTATGACGACTTGGAAAAGGCGGACGCCTTTGTTCTCTGGGGTTCCAATATGGCCGAGATGCATCCCATTCTCTGGTCACGACTCACCAACCGCCGTTTGACAGCGCCTCATGTCAAAGTGGCTGTCTTGTCCACCTATGAGAATCGTTGCTTTGATTTGGCTGATCTTCCGATGGTGTTTCATCCGCAGACCGACTTGGTTATCCTGAATTATATTGCCAACTATATTATTCAGAATGACAAGGTCAATAAAGACTTTGTGGGGAAACATGTCAACTTCCGTATCGGCAATACAGATATCGGTTATGGTTTGCGCCCGGAAGATCCCAGAGAGAAAAAAGCCGTTAATTCCAAGAAAGCGGGCGGATCCAAGGAATATAGCTTTGAGGAGTATGCCAAATTTGTCTCCGAGTACACCCTAGATAAGGCCCATGAGGTCTCTGGAATAGCAAAAAAAGATCTGGAGGCCTTGGCCGAGCTGTATGCTGACCCCAAACGCAAGGTGGTTTCTTACTGGACGATGGGCTTTAATCAGCATACCCGAGGGAGCTGGGCTAATAATTTAGTTTATAATATTCATCTATTGACTGGAAAGATATCCGAGCCGGGTAACGGCCCCTTTTCATTGACCGGTCAGCCATCGGCCTGCGGTACGGCCCGAGAGGTCGGCACCTTTTCTCATCGCCTGCCTGCTGATATGGTGGTGAAGAATCCCAAGCATCGTGAGATAGCTGAAAAAACGTGGAAACTGCCTGCCGGGTCCATTCCAGCTAAGCCTGGTTATCATGCTGTTCTGCAGAACCGAATGCTGAAAGACGGTAAGCTCAATGCCTATTGGGTGATGTGTAATAATAACATGCAGGCGGGGGCCAATATAAACGAGGAGGGGTATCCCGGCTACCGCAACCCGAAAAATTTTATTGTCGTGTCTGATCCTTACCCGACGGTCACAGCTATGGCTGCTGATTTGATTCTGCCCACTGCCATGTGGGTTGAAAAAGAAGGGGCTTACGGTAATGCGGAGCGGCGGACCCAGTTTTTCCGTCAGCAGGTCAAGGCTCCGGGGGAGGCAAAGAGTGATCTCTGGCAGTTGGTAGAGTTTTCCAAGTATTTCACAACAGATGAGGTTTGGCCCAAGGAGTTACTGGACAAAAATCCTTCCTATAAGGGAAAGACCCTGTACCAGGTCCTTTTTGCTAACGGTCAAGTGGATAAATTTCCATTGAGCGAACTCCAGAAAGGCCATGATAATGATGAATCACATCACTTCGGCTATTATTTGCAAAAAGGGCTGTTTGAGGAGTATGCCAGCTTTGGCCGAGGGCATGGCCATGATTTGGCCCCCTTTGAGATGTACCACGAGGCCCGAGGCCTGCGCTGGCCAGTTGTGGATAAAAAAGAGACCCTCTGGAGGTTTCGTGAAGGGTATGATCCTTACGTCAAAAAAGGCGAAGGCGTTCGTTTCTACGGTAAGCCGGACGGGAAAGCGATTATTTTTGCCTTGCCTTATGAGCCGCCTCCGGAAGTGCCGGATGAGGAATATGATCTCTGGCTCTGCACGGGTCGGGTTTTGGAACATTGGCATTCTGGTTCCATGACCAGGAGGGTACCGGAGCTGTACCGGGCTGTCCCTGATGCCTTGGTCTATATGCATCCCAAGGATGCGGAAAAGCGAGGGTTAAAGCGCGGTCAGCTGGTCAAGATTGCTTCTCCTCGTGGTGAAATTACCTGCCCAGTAGAAACAAGGGGGCGAAATAAGGTTCCTGAAGGATTGGTTTTTATCCCTTGGTTTGATGCGGGTCGGTTGGTGAATAAGCTGATCCTGGATGCCACTTGCCCGATCTCCAAGGAGACGGATTTTAAGAAATGCCCTGTTAAGATAACCAAGGCTTGA
- the napG gene encoding ferredoxin-type protein NapG: MDIDKDINKKDKKRQKETARRQFLTETLPAAASALVLAAGLGAYQRSAQAVPARAMRPPGALPEKKFQAACLRCGQCVRACHANLLRNNKKEEVDVDGPAEINPNASVKLEPVLRLAECGDDVPVGTPYFISRISPCRLCEDMPCVQACPSGALSKQTLLDEEKKPSIYKAAMGLAVLIDHENCIGFQGLRCDVCYRNCPVIDKALTLDMQINRRTGVHTRFIPTVHSKHCTGCGKCERSCILEHPAIKVLPIEQARGELGHHYRLGWEEKEEAGKSLIPEALQLPARRPEELP, from the coding sequence GTGGATATTGATAAAGATATTAATAAAAAAGACAAGAAGCGGCAAAAGGAGACAGCTCGGCGGCAGTTTTTGACTGAAACGCTTCCGGCTGCTGCCAGTGCCTTGGTGCTGGCAGCAGGCTTGGGTGCGTATCAACGCTCTGCTCAGGCTGTGCCTGCTCGGGCGATGAGACCGCCCGGTGCCTTGCCGGAGAAGAAGTTTCAGGCTGCCTGTCTGCGCTGTGGGCAATGTGTCAGGGCCTGTCACGCCAATCTCCTGCGGAATAACAAGAAGGAGGAGGTTGATGTCGATGGGCCAGCCGAGATAAATCCCAATGCCTCTGTCAAGCTTGAACCGGTGTTGCGGTTGGCGGAATGCGGTGATGATGTCCCTGTTGGTACTCCGTACTTCATTTCTCGGATCAGCCCGTGCAGATTATGCGAGGATATGCCCTGTGTACAGGCCTGTCCTTCTGGTGCCTTGAGTAAGCAAACCTTGTTGGATGAAGAAAAAAAACCTTCAATCTATAAAGCAGCTATGGGCCTTGCAGTGCTTATTGACCATGAAAACTGTATTGGTTTTCAGGGGTTGCGCTGCGATGTCTGCTACCGGAACTGTCCTGTGATTGATAAGGCTTTGACCTTAGATATGCAGATCAATCGGAGAACCGGAGTGCATACCCGCTTTATTCCCACTGTGCATTCCAAGCACTGTACTGGTTGCGGCAAGTGTGAGCGTTCCTGTATCCTGGAACATCCGGCAATTAAAGTTTTGCCTATTGAGCAGGCGCGGGGTGAGCTGGGTCATCATTATCGGCTGGGTTGGGAGGAGAAGGAAGAAGCTGGTAAATCTCTGATACCTGAAGCTTTGCAACTCCCTGCGAGAAGGCCGGAGGAACTGCCATGA
- a CDS encoding nitrate reductase cytochrome c-type subunit — translation MKRILLPLSLVILICSFSLAYSEDLQSLRGGADIPADSVPAVDIDWKAPGSAVARTFIHQPPLIPHDITGMGISTDMNMCLACHGVEGTGAPKPFATHYTDRDGAAGESISQRWYFCTQCHVGQVDAPPLVENTYNK, via the coding sequence ATGAAAAGGATATTGCTTCCTCTTTCTCTTGTGATACTTATTTGTTCATTTTCCCTTGCTTACAGTGAGGACCTTCAATCGCTCCGTGGGGGCGCGGATATTCCTGCTGACTCAGTCCCTGCTGTGGATATTGACTGGAAGGCTCCGGGGAGTGCTGTTGCCAGAACCTTTATTCACCAACCGCCGCTGATCCCCCATGATATAACAGGAATGGGTATTTCAACAGATATGAACATGTGTCTGGCCTGTCATGGAGTGGAAGGTACCGGGGCCCCGAAACCCTTTGCGACCCATTACACAGATCGGGATGGCGCAGCAGGGGAGAGCATTTCGCAACGTTGGTATTTTTGCACCCAATGTCATGTTGGACAGGTGGATGCTCCGCCCTTGGTGGAGAATACCTATAATAAATAA
- the napH gene encoding quinol dehydrogenase ferredoxin subunit NapH produces the protein MIDKRRPGQEAVARKGWLQANRWLLLRRISQLGTLGLFLAGPLLGIWIIRGTLSASEVLGFLPLTDPLILLQSLAAGHPATSTAVIGALIVVVFYALIGGGIFCAWVCPVNLLTDAAAWLNRRLGLKKGMTLSKSTRYWFMAAILLLSALSGTIVWEWLNPVTMLQRGLLFGMGMGWFLISAIFVFDAFLLRRGWCGHICPVGAMYSLLSLASVLRVHAAGREQCTDCGDCFSVCPEPQVIRPALKGDTQSSPVILSKNCLNCGRCIDTCPHNIFRFSRRT, from the coding sequence ATGATCGACAAAAGAAGACCTGGTCAAGAGGCTGTTGCAAGAAAAGGATGGTTGCAGGCAAACAGATGGTTGCTCCTGCGTCGTATCTCGCAGCTCGGTACTCTGGGATTATTTCTGGCAGGCCCCCTGCTTGGGATATGGATTATCAGGGGCACCCTGTCCGCCAGTGAGGTCTTGGGTTTTCTCCCTCTAACTGATCCGCTGATTCTACTGCAATCTCTAGCGGCAGGCCATCCTGCAACATCAACAGCTGTTATCGGCGCTCTGATTGTGGTGGTCTTTTATGCCCTGATCGGCGGCGGTATTTTTTGCGCCTGGGTCTGTCCGGTCAATCTGTTGACTGATGCGGCGGCTTGGTTGAACAGGAGGCTGGGGCTGAAAAAGGGGATGACATTGAGCAAAAGCACTCGCTATTGGTTTATGGCAGCAATTCTGCTCTTGTCTGCTCTGAGCGGAACTATTGTCTGGGAGTGGCTCAACCCTGTGACTATGCTCCAGCGGGGTCTGCTTTTCGGTATGGGCATGGGCTGGTTCTTAATCTCTGCAATTTTTGTTTTTGATGCCTTTCTGCTGCGTCGTGGATGGTGCGGGCATATCTGTCCGGTGGGCGCGATGTACAGTCTGTTGAGCCTAGCCTCTGTCCTTAGGGTACACGCGGCCGGTCGGGAGCAATGCACCGACTGCGGAGATTGTTTTTCCGTCTGCCCCGAACCTCAGGTTATCCGACCTGCGCTCAAGGGTGATACGCAGAGTTCACCGGTCATTCTTTCTAAAAATTGTTTGAACTGTGGACGGTGCATTGACACCTGTCCGCATAATATTTTTCGTTTTTCCCGACGAACTTAA